AACTTTGATGTCTCATACATATCTACATTGATTGGCTGCAATACCACAAACAGTTTATAGGATGGCAAACATTTGTCATGACCCAATATCTATGGCTCATCCTGTTTTcttattgatttcattagCGATAGATTTGTTTACTTTTCCTCAATTCTATTATCTTGCTTACTACCATCTTGCTTACTATTTCGATATACAATCTTATCCATAACTATCTAACGAAACCTCTTAAATGTTAACtaccaaaaacaaataatctCTAAATAACATATaaaccaaaccaaatttAATCTTTATAATCTATCGGTACATTACAACTTTCATCACTTAACGAATTGAAATACTTGTAATAAAATATCACAGCAAACACAATACCAATTGCACTGCCAAAACCAATATCGAAAAAATGATGACGATAATCTTGAGTTCTACTCAAGGCAATATAAGCTGCTACCAAAATAGGTAATCCTGCAATCAAAACATAACCTATCAGTTTACgtttttgaatcaatttaaattgTCCAACCAACCATAATGACAAGTATAATAATCCTGAAAATGCCATTGAAGAATGTCCTGAAGGAGTTGATTTTAATCCATCAGATAAGTACATTGGACCCAATGGTGAAGTACAAACTTCAATTCCCACCAATTTATTCTCAGGAGTTCCCTTTTGTGGTCCACATCTTTCTAAAAAATCAGGTCGAGGATTACTTATCCAACATTTTAACACATCTGTCAACACGGAAGTGACACAGACACTTAACCAAAGTCCTAAACAAGATACTTGTAAATTAtgcaatttttcaaaattggatTCTCCAAGATACAATGAAATCAAACTTATTATAAGACTAGGGATTAACACTGAATATAGGTATAATTGGTTATCGGTTACTTGTTCTTGGGTTGCAAATGGATGAGAAATTGTTGGATCGTTGATATAGAATTGTCGTGCAAATGGTTGAGCTACTTCTGTAACTTGGAAGAAAATTATAACCAAAAGTATAACAACTATCCAATCAGGTATGAATTT
This genomic stretch from Candida albicans SC5314 chromosome 1, complete sequence harbors:
- the DPP1 gene encoding Dpp1p (Putative diacylglycerol pyrophosphate phosphatase of diacylglycerol production for phospholipid biosynthesis; downregulation correlates with clinical development of fluconazole resistance), whose product is MLQIYFTSSKFRKFIPDWIVVILLVIIFFQVTEVAQPFARQFYINDPTISHPFATQEQVTDNQLYLYSVLIPSLIISLISLYLGESNFEKLHNLQVSCLGLWLSVCVTSVLTDVLKCWISNPRPDFLERCGPQKGTPENKLVGIEVCTSPLGPMYLSDGLKSTPSGHSSMAFSGLLYLSLWLVGQFKLIQKRKSIGYVLIAGLPILVAAYIALSRTQDYRHHFFDIGFGSAIGIVFAVIFYYKYFNSLSDESCNVPIDYKD